Proteins encoded within one genomic window of Pararhizobium capsulatum DSM 1112:
- a CDS encoding DMT family transporter, whose product MSLQSTLAPHSGSAARNGAIVMLLSMLMFSLNDVMGKWLVGTYSVNQLMTIRSLAALVILAPFIVKRGWRSFLIVDRPGLHALRSLLFAAEASAFYFAVAYMPLADTMTYWLAAPIYVAAASPFVLGEKVGWRRWTAILVGFLGVLIALEPSRNSFSLPAVIALFGSAAFAGAILLGRTLRETPDMTLVFWQVVGALIFSLAGLAIRPAGWTTPDFEATILLGLLGIVAMMAHILVTRALKLADAATVVPLQYTLLFWAVIFGWLFFGDTPRITVLIGSALIVASGLFIFFREQQLKKRQPSA is encoded by the coding sequence ATGTCTCTTCAATCTACTCTTGCGCCTCATTCGGGGAGCGCTGCGCGCAACGGTGCGATCGTCATGCTTTTGAGCATGCTGATGTTCTCGCTCAACGACGTCATGGGTAAATGGCTGGTCGGGACCTATTCGGTCAACCAGCTGATGACGATCCGCAGCCTTGCCGCGCTGGTTATTCTGGCGCCTTTCATCGTCAAGCGCGGCTGGCGCAGCTTCCTGATCGTGGACCGGCCAGGGCTTCACGCCCTTCGCTCGCTTCTTTTTGCTGCGGAAGCCTCCGCCTTCTATTTTGCCGTTGCCTATATGCCGCTCGCCGACACGATGACCTATTGGCTGGCCGCACCGATCTATGTGGCCGCAGCCTCACCCTTCGTGCTGGGCGAGAAGGTCGGCTGGCGACGCTGGACGGCGATCCTCGTCGGCTTTCTCGGTGTTCTGATCGCGCTCGAGCCTTCCCGAAACAGTTTCTCACTGCCCGCGGTGATCGCGCTTTTTGGCAGCGCCGCCTTTGCCGGCGCTATCCTGCTCGGCCGCACGCTGCGGGAAACGCCGGATATGACCCTCGTCTTCTGGCAGGTCGTTGGCGCGCTGATCTTCTCGCTTGCCGGTCTGGCAATCCGTCCCGCGGGGTGGACAACGCCGGACTTCGAGGCGACGATCCTGCTCGGACTTCTCGGCATCGTCGCGATGATGGCGCATATCCTCGTCACGCGCGCGTTAAAGCTTGCAGACGCCGCAACCGTAGTGCCGCTTCAATACACGCTGTTGTTCTGGGCTGTGATCTTCGGCTGGCTGTTCTTTGGCGATACGCCGCGCATCACGGTTCTGATCGGCTCGGCGCTCATCGTCGCCTCCGGCCTCTTCATCTTCTTCCGCGAACAGCAGTTGAAGAAGCGTCAGCCGTCTGCTTGA
- a CDS encoding DUF475 domain-containing protein, whose product MNQPQTHTSSLGYFKWAFIVTAAGLLLGAWLGWNATGTFAGMATVFFICSVLAVLEISLSFDNAIVNANKLKDMTPEWQHRFLTWGIVIAVFGMRIVFPLLIVVIAANIGPIDALILAAARPEEYARIMNDAHLPIAAFGGTFLMMVGLTYFFDHEKDIHWISFLERHMSRFATIKGIEIAFVLVLILGFSKLLDGEEASVFVHSAIYGLVTFLIVEVIGGLLDASQQTMSAAAKGGLGAFIYLEVLDASFSFDGVIGAFALTQNLFVIAIGLGIGAMYVRSMTIMLVEKGTLAEYRYLEHGAFYAILILSVIMYFQTLVHIPEVITGLGGAALIGISLWSSIRYNRQEQQQLQEARQ is encoded by the coding sequence ATGAACCAGCCCCAAACGCACACATCCTCCCTTGGCTATTTCAAGTGGGCCTTCATCGTCACAGCCGCCGGGCTCCTGCTCGGCGCCTGGCTTGGCTGGAACGCGACCGGCACGTTTGCCGGTATGGCGACAGTGTTCTTCATCTGCAGCGTCCTTGCGGTGCTCGAAATTTCACTTTCCTTCGACAACGCTATCGTGAATGCCAACAAGCTGAAGGACATGACGCCGGAATGGCAACACCGGTTCCTCACCTGGGGTATCGTGATTGCCGTCTTTGGCATGCGTATCGTCTTTCCGCTGTTGATCGTCGTCATCGCCGCCAACATCGGCCCGATCGACGCCCTCATCCTGGCGGCGGCACGTCCTGAGGAATATGCCCGCATCATGAATGATGCCCATCTTCCGATCGCCGCCTTCGGTGGCACCTTCCTGATGATGGTGGGACTCACCTACTTCTTCGACCATGAAAAAGACATCCACTGGATTTCTTTCCTTGAACGTCACATGTCACGGTTCGCGACCATCAAGGGCATCGAAATCGCCTTCGTACTCGTGCTGATCCTCGGATTTTCGAAGCTTCTCGATGGTGAAGAAGCGTCGGTCTTCGTTCATTCGGCAATCTACGGTCTTGTAACCTTCTTGATCGTCGAAGTGATCGGTGGATTGCTCGATGCCTCGCAGCAGACCATGAGTGCAGCGGCCAAGGGCGGTCTTGGAGCCTTCATCTATCTCGAAGTACTCGATGCCAGCTTCTCCTTCGACGGCGTCATCGGCGCCTTCGCGTTGACGCAGAACCTGTTCGTCATCGCCATCGGCCTCGGCATCGGCGCGATGTATGTGCGCTCGATGACGATCATGCTGGTGGAGAAGGGAACGCTTGCGGAATACCGCTATCTGGAACACGGCGCCTTCTACGCCATCCTGATCCTCTCGGTGATCATGTACTTCCAGACCCTGGTGCATATCCCCGAGGTCATCACCGGTCTTGGCGGCGCGGCCCTGATCGGCATCTCGCTCTGGTCGTCGATCCGCTACAACAGACAGGAGCAACAGCAACTGCAGGAGGCGCGCCAGTAA
- a CDS encoding tripartite tricarboxylate transporter permease — translation MNTFEFLLHGLGIAMQPMNLLYALVGVTLGTAVGVLPGIGPALTVALLLPVTYKLDPAGSLIMFAGIYYGGMYGGSTTSILLNTPGESSSIVTALEGNKMARAGRGGPALATAAIGSFVAGLIATIALAFIAPFVVKVALVFGPREYFALMVLAFVTVSSAFGDSTLRGLTSLFIGLALATIGIDQLTGQARLSFGVPDLLDGIEVTTLAVAMFAIGESLYIAAQGDRGPDKVEAVKGSVWMTRADWARSWKPWLRGTAIGFPIGAMPAGGAEIGTFLSYAAEKRLTKYPEEFGNGAIEGVAGPEAANNASAAGTLVPLLTLGLPTTATAAIMLAGFQQYGLQPGPLLFATNPQLVWGLIASLLIANLMLLVLNLPLVGLWVRLLTIPKPWLYAGILLFATLGTIGANPSPFELGMLLGFGLLGYVMRIFGYPIAPVVVGLILGPLAEQQLRRALAISQGDVTVLFTSPIAAALLIIAAAALIIPLILRARGRGEVLSQLAASED, via the coding sequence ATGAACACATTTGAATTCCTGCTGCATGGTCTCGGCATTGCGATGCAGCCGATGAACCTGCTTTACGCGCTGGTTGGCGTCACGCTCGGTACCGCCGTTGGCGTTCTGCCCGGCATCGGCCCGGCGTTGACGGTCGCGCTTCTGCTGCCCGTAACCTACAAGCTCGATCCAGCCGGATCGCTGATCATGTTTGCCGGCATCTACTATGGCGGCATGTATGGCGGTTCGACCACGTCGATCCTGCTCAACACGCCCGGTGAAAGCTCCTCGATCGTCACGGCGCTCGAGGGTAACAAGATGGCGCGGGCGGGCCGCGGCGGACCGGCGCTTGCGACAGCGGCGATCGGCTCTTTCGTGGCGGGCCTGATCGCGACGATCGCCCTTGCCTTCATTGCTCCCTTTGTCGTGAAGGTCGCGCTTGTCTTTGGCCCGCGGGAATATTTCGCGCTGATGGTGCTCGCCTTCGTGACGGTGTCCTCGGCTTTCGGTGATTCGACGCTGCGCGGTCTCACCTCGCTGTTCATCGGCCTTGCGCTTGCCACCATCGGCATCGACCAGCTTACCGGCCAGGCCCGGTTGAGCTTCGGCGTCCCCGATCTGCTGGATGGTATCGAGGTGACGACGCTGGCGGTTGCCATGTTCGCCATCGGTGAATCTCTCTACATCGCAGCCCAGGGCGATCGCGGCCCGGACAAGGTGGAAGCGGTGAAAGGTTCGGTCTGGATGACGCGTGCGGATTGGGCGCGTTCCTGGAAGCCCTGGCTGCGTGGCACCGCGATCGGCTTTCCGATCGGCGCCATGCCGGCCGGCGGTGCCGAAATCGGTACATTTCTGTCCTATGCAGCTGAAAAACGCCTGACCAAGTATCCGGAGGAATTCGGCAATGGTGCGATTGAAGGCGTGGCCGGCCCGGAAGCGGCCAACAATGCCTCTGCTGCGGGAACGCTCGTGCCGCTCCTGACGCTCGGCCTGCCGACGACGGCAACGGCAGCGATCATGCTGGCTGGCTTCCAGCAATACGGCCTGCAGCCGGGTCCCCTTTTGTTTGCGACAAATCCGCAGCTCGTCTGGGGCCTGATCGCCAGCCTTTTGATCGCCAACCTGATGCTGCTGGTGCTCAACCTGCCGCTGGTTGGCCTCTGGGTGCGCCTGCTGACGATCCCGAAGCCCTGGCTCTATGCCGGCATCCTGCTCTTTGCGACACTTGGCACCATCGGCGCCAATCCGTCGCCCTTCGAGCTTGGCATGCTGCTCGGCTTCGGTCTGCTGGGTTACGTCATGCGGATCTTCGGTTACCCGATTGCGCCGGTCGTCGTCGGCCTGATCCTCGGGCCGCTTGCCGAGCAGCAGCTTCGCCGGGCGCTGGCGATCAGTCAGGGCGATGTCACCGTGCTTTTCACCTCACCGATCGCGGCAGCGCTTCTGATCATTGCTGCTGCGGCGCTGATCATCCCGCTGATCCTTCGGGCACGGGGTAGAGGTGAGGTTCTCTCGCAATTGGCCGCTTCGGAAGATTGA
- a CDS encoding tripartite tricarboxylate transporter TctB family protein, which yields MSKGNVPSNGKRRPDRAALFIAVFLAAIAGIMFWDVSRLSTIASYSRIGPATVPFVIACVLMVLALWTALEAWRGDFPEREHQEVGPVVWIVGGLVAQLLLLTTAGFSIATGILFAAAAAGFGRRKLWITIPVGIVLCLGIWLIFAGLLQLSLPAGPLEHLFL from the coding sequence ATGAGCAAGGGTAACGTCCCTTCGAACGGAAAGCGCCGCCCCGACCGGGCGGCGCTCTTTATCGCCGTTTTCCTCGCTGCCATCGCCGGTATCATGTTCTGGGACGTTTCGCGTCTCTCGACAATAGCCAGCTATTCGCGCATCGGCCCTGCGACAGTCCCTTTCGTGATTGCCTGCGTGCTGATGGTTCTGGCCCTCTGGACGGCGCTGGAAGCATGGCGTGGCGATTTTCCCGAGCGGGAACATCAGGAGGTCGGCCCGGTCGTCTGGATTGTCGGCGGTCTCGTGGCGCAGCTCCTCCTCCTGACCACTGCCGGCTTCTCGATTGCGACGGGCATTCTCTTTGCCGCTGCTGCTGCCGGTTTCGGACGGCGCAAGCTCTGGATCACTATTCCCGTGGGCATCGTGCTCTGTCTCGGAATTTGGCTGATCTTCGCCGGCCTGCTGCAGCTTTCCCTGCCTGCAGGTCCGCTTGAACATCTGTTTCTCTAA
- a CDS encoding Bug family tripartite tricarboxylate transporter substrate binding protein: MKQFLIASILAGAVAFSANAADYTIIAPANPGGGWDQTARSMQTSMQQESISGNVQVQNVPGAGGTIGLAQFASQSKGNPNALIVGGYVMVGAILTNKSPVSLKDVTPIARLTGEYEAVVVPAESPLKTMGDLIEALKKDPGAVSWAGGSAGGTDHIAVGLLAKAAGVDPTKINYIAYSGGGEALAAILGNQVTAGISGYGEFESQVKSGTLRLLAVSSGERIAGIDAPTFKEGGLDVVVQNWRMVAAAPGLTDEQKAAVSADVEKLAKSASWQETLKTKGWQDTYLAGPAFEEQLAKDVSATESILKEIGLVQ; the protein is encoded by the coding sequence TTGAAACAGTTTCTTATCGCTTCCATTCTCGCCGGTGCTGTTGCGTTTTCCGCAAACGCCGCCGACTACACCATCATTGCCCCGGCCAATCCGGGCGGCGGCTGGGACCAGACGGCCCGTTCGATGCAGACGTCGATGCAGCAGGAAAGCATCTCCGGCAATGTTCAGGTCCAGAACGTGCCGGGTGCGGGCGGCACCATCGGCCTCGCGCAGTTCGCCAGCCAGTCCAAGGGCAACCCGAACGCACTGATCGTCGGTGGCTATGTCATGGTCGGCGCCATTCTCACCAACAAGTCGCCGGTTTCGCTGAAGGACGTTACACCGATCGCCCGTCTGACGGGCGAGTATGAGGCCGTCGTCGTTCCGGCCGAATCGCCGCTGAAGACGATGGGGGACCTGATCGAAGCCCTGAAGAAGGATCCGGGCGCCGTGTCCTGGGCTGGCGGCTCTGCCGGCGGTACCGATCACATCGCAGTCGGTCTTCTTGCCAAGGCTGCCGGCGTTGATCCCACCAAGATCAACTATATCGCCTATTCGGGCGGTGGCGAAGCACTTGCCGCGATCCTCGGTAACCAGGTGACCGCGGGCATTTCCGGTTACGGCGAATTCGAATCGCAGGTCAAGTCGGGCACCCTGCGTCTTTTGGCCGTTTCCAGCGGTGAACGCATTGCCGGTATCGATGCCCCGACCTTCAAGGAAGGTGGCCTCGACGTCGTGGTTCAAAACTGGCGCATGGTGGCTGCCGCTCCTGGTCTGACCGATGAGCAGAAGGCTGCCGTTTCCGCTGATGTCGAAAAGCTCGCCAAGTCGGCCAGCTGGCAGGAAACCCTGAAGACCAAGGGCTGGCAGGATACCTATCTCGCAGGTCCGGCCTTCGAAGAGCAGCTTGCCAAGGATGTTTCCGCGACGGAAAGCATTCTTAAAGAGATCGGACTTGTTCAATGA
- a CDS encoding ABC transporter substrate-binding protein, producing MRRFLILLLLVVFPSLARAQATFYPALSGDVDARVLTVYSSLDEPLARPMVKGFQKANQDVAVRYEELLTGEIYDRIVRETDAGQKTADFAFSSAMDLQVKLSNDGYAQRSDLSMSARWPAWANWRNTAYALTFEPAVFVYHKPSFAHEKPPASRAEFIEYLKRKGNSVFGRIGTYDIERSGVGFLFMARDQEQFGDIWSVIQAMGAAGVKLYSTSSAILERVSDGRFVLGYNIVGSYAADWASRHPDVGIVLPKDYTVVMSRIGLVPQAAATPDLGRRYLEFFMSPEGQSIMARELHIAAVSPDVAGDNTANTMQEMLGAQLRPVPVSPGLMVYLDQVKRARLIARWNEALRLQ from the coding sequence ATGCGCCGTTTCCTTATTCTACTGTTACTAGTGGTTTTTCCGTCGCTTGCGCGGGCGCAGGCGACTTTCTACCCCGCTCTTTCCGGCGACGTGGACGCGCGTGTGCTGACGGTCTACTCGTCCCTCGACGAACCTTTGGCGCGACCGATGGTGAAGGGCTTTCAGAAAGCGAACCAGGATGTTGCCGTCCGTTACGAGGAGCTGCTGACTGGCGAGATCTACGACCGAATCGTGCGCGAGACGGATGCGGGTCAGAAGACCGCCGATTTCGCTTTTTCCTCGGCAATGGATCTGCAGGTGAAGCTTTCCAATGACGGCTACGCCCAACGCAGCGATCTTTCGATGAGCGCACGCTGGCCCGCCTGGGCCAACTGGCGTAACACGGCCTATGCGCTCACCTTCGAGCCGGCCGTTTTCGTCTACCACAAGCCAAGTTTTGCCCATGAAAAGCCGCCGGCGAGCCGGGCGGAATTCATCGAATACCTCAAGCGCAAGGGCAATTCCGTCTTCGGCCGGATCGGTACCTACGATATCGAGCGCTCCGGCGTCGGTTTCCTGTTCATGGCGCGCGACCAGGAGCAGTTTGGCGATATCTGGTCAGTCATTCAGGCCATGGGGGCTGCGGGCGTAAAGCTCTACTCCACGAGTTCGGCCATTCTGGAGCGCGTCTCGGACGGGCGCTTCGTGCTCGGCTACAATATTGTCGGTTCCTATGCTGCTGACTGGGCGTCGCGCCATCCCGATGTCGGCATCGTTCTTCCCAAGGACTATACCGTCGTGATGTCCCGGATCGGATTGGTGCCGCAGGCCGCAGCGACGCCCGATCTCGGTCGTCGCTATCTCGAATTCTTCATGTCGCCCGAAGGGCAATCGATCATGGCGCGGGAACTGCATATCGCTGCGGTCAGTCCCGATGTCGCTGGCGATAATACAGCCAATACCATGCAGGAAATGCTCGGTGCTCAATTGCGTCCCGTGCCGGTCAGTCCGGGCTTGATGGTTTACCTCGATCAGGTGAAGCGCGCACGGCTCATTGCGCGGTGGAACGAGGCCTTGCGGTTACAGTAG
- a CDS encoding response regulator, which translates to MRILLVEDNATLSEGLSAILRSSGYAVDVVADGASADAVIATETFDLVILDLTLPEMDGLEVLRAMRSRQNKAAVMILTARGTPEERVKGLDLGADDYMIKPFDVGEFEARVRVLLRRQAGLRASNVSYGNVSFDLKSRMFSADGAVIDIPARELGLLEILFLRAGKVVAKEAIIQSLTAFDDDLSANAIEQYVSRLRKRLAPHGLTVRTARGIGYYLEKVTSS; encoded by the coding sequence GTGCGGATACTGCTGGTGGAGGACAATGCCACGCTGTCGGAGGGTCTCTCGGCGATCCTGCGCTCAAGCGGCTATGCCGTGGATGTCGTTGCGGACGGCGCCTCGGCCGATGCCGTCATCGCCACTGAGACTTTCGACCTCGTTATCCTCGACCTGACCCTGCCGGAAATGGACGGGCTGGAAGTGCTGCGCGCCATGCGCTCGCGCCAGAACAAGGCTGCCGTCATGATCCTGACGGCACGCGGCACGCCCGAAGAACGGGTGAAGGGCCTCGACCTTGGGGCCGACGACTACATGATCAAGCCGTTCGACGTCGGTGAGTTCGAAGCGCGGGTGCGGGTATTGCTGCGCCGGCAGGCGGGGCTTCGGGCCTCCAACGTCAGCTACGGCAATGTCTCCTTCGACCTGAAATCCCGCATGTTTTCCGCCGATGGGGCGGTGATCGATATTCCCGCACGCGAACTGGGCCTTCTGGAAATCCTGTTCCTGCGGGCCGGCAAAGTGGTCGCCAAGGAAGCCATCATTCAGTCGCTTACCGCCTTCGACGACGATCTCAGCGCCAACGCCATCGAACAATATGTCAGCCGGCTCAGGAAAAGACTGGCGCCGCATGGGCTGACTGTGCGTACCGCCCGCGGCATCGGGTACTATCTCGAAAAGGTAACAAGTTCTTGA
- a CDS encoding sensor histidine kinase has translation MSSAKPYSLRRRLLGWLLISTAVIGVIALADTYSEAVKTANTVSDRVLAGSALAIAERVVVAEDGTLEVDIPYVALEMLTSAAQDRVFYRVDGPPGHFITGYQTLPSIDLKNRTSAYADAKFRGEPIRIAVLERSASTGINSVPFVVTVAETTIARRQLAQAILLRSALRLAFMILGAATIVWIAVTFSLRPLYKLGDAISERSPDDLHPIEQSVPSEVEGLVETVNSFMVRLESALDALRHFSGNASHQLRTPLAIIRTQLALSARAATLEEAQIAARKGDEAVAHAERILKQLLLMAKIDAAGSRQRIAPPLLDLTALAQEITADYVPKAGEADVDLGFEGDEQMFIAAEPLLIGELLRNLIENAIVYGGRGAEVTVRVASSDNTPCLEVEDNGPGIPPEKRQIARQRFARGGDIDAPGMGLGLPIVEEIASLFAGKVNLSDGHDGRGLKVSVTFSPTRPLAT, from the coding sequence TTGAGCAGCGCCAAGCCCTATTCGCTGCGCCGCCGGCTGCTCGGCTGGCTTCTGATATCGACCGCCGTCATCGGCGTGATCGCGCTTGCCGACACCTACAGCGAGGCGGTCAAAACCGCCAATACGGTCTCCGACCGGGTGCTTGCCGGCTCGGCCCTCGCCATCGCCGAGCGCGTCGTCGTCGCCGAGGACGGAACGCTGGAGGTCGACATCCCCTATGTCGCCTTGGAGATGCTGACGTCCGCCGCACAGGACCGGGTTTTCTACCGGGTCGATGGTCCACCGGGACATTTTATCACCGGATACCAGACCCTGCCCTCGATCGACTTGAAGAACCGGACATCGGCCTATGCCGATGCGAAATTCCGGGGCGAGCCGATCCGCATCGCCGTCCTCGAACGCTCCGCGTCGACCGGGATCAATTCGGTACCCTTCGTCGTGACGGTGGCAGAAACGACGATCGCACGACGCCAACTGGCGCAGGCGATCCTGCTGAGATCGGCGCTCAGGCTCGCCTTCATGATTCTCGGTGCAGCAACCATCGTCTGGATCGCCGTCACCTTCTCGCTTCGTCCCCTCTACAAGTTGGGCGACGCCATTTCGGAGCGTAGTCCCGATGACCTCCACCCGATCGAACAATCCGTTCCGAGCGAAGTCGAGGGGCTGGTGGAAACGGTCAATTCCTTCATGGTGCGACTGGAATCGGCGCTCGACGCGCTGCGTCATTTCAGCGGCAATGCAAGCCATCAACTGAGAACGCCCCTGGCAATCATTCGCACCCAGCTCGCTCTCTCCGCCCGGGCGGCAACGCTCGAGGAAGCACAGATCGCTGCGCGCAAGGGCGACGAGGCGGTAGCCCATGCCGAGCGTATCCTGAAGCAATTGCTGCTGATGGCGAAGATCGACGCGGCCGGATCACGTCAGAGGATAGCGCCGCCGCTGCTCGATCTTACCGCACTCGCGCAGGAAATCACCGCCGACTATGTGCCGAAGGCGGGCGAAGCGGATGTCGATCTGGGCTTCGAGGGCGACGAACAGATGTTTATTGCTGCAGAACCTCTGCTGATCGGCGAACTGCTGCGCAACCTGATCGAGAACGCCATCGTCTATGGCGGCAGAGGCGCTGAAGTAACGGTGCGGGTCGCATCGTCAGACAACACACCTTGCCTCGAAGTGGAAGACAACGGTCCCGGCATTCCGCCGGAAAAACGGCAAATTGCCCGCCAGCGCTTCGCGCGCGGCGGTGACATCGATGCGCCCGGCATGGGCCTCGGCCTGCCGATCGTCGAGGAGATAGCAAGCCTGTTCGCCGGAAAGGTGAACCTCTCCGACGGGCATGATGGCAGAGGATTGAAAGTCTCGGTGACCTTTTCGCCAACCCGACCGCTCGCCACATAA
- a CDS encoding ABC transporter substrate-binding protein codes for MRKQMIAWALACAAAFSATTADAAEKLRIGTEGAYPPFNFVDSAGKIGGFDVDIGLALCAKMKVECEVVAQDWDGIIPGLIASKYDLIIASMFITEERKKQVSFTDPYYLAAMTHVLPKGSDIKEFTNDALKGKVIGAQSGTTQADYIAATYPDAEIKLYPTQDETNLDMVNGRLDMQVGDMLPMLDWVTKSEDGKCCELTGDPITDKKFVGDGVGIAVRQDDNDLREKLNKALADIRADGTYKTINDKYFTIDVYTMK; via the coding sequence ATGAGAAAACAGATGATCGCATGGGCGCTTGCCTGTGCCGCCGCCTTTTCCGCCACCACGGCCGATGCGGCCGAAAAGCTGCGCATCGGTACCGAAGGTGCCTACCCACCCTTCAACTTCGTTGATTCCGCCGGCAAGATCGGCGGTTTCGACGTCGATATCGGACTGGCGCTTTGCGCCAAGATGAAGGTCGAGTGCGAAGTGGTCGCGCAGGACTGGGACGGCATCATCCCCGGCCTGATCGCCAGCAAGTATGATCTGATCATCGCCTCGATGTTCATCACTGAAGAGCGCAAGAAGCAGGTTTCCTTCACCGATCCCTACTATCTGGCTGCCATGACCCATGTCCTGCCGAAGGGCTCCGATATCAAGGAATTCACCAACGACGCCCTGAAGGGCAAGGTCATCGGCGCCCAGTCCGGCACCACTCAGGCCGACTATATTGCCGCGACTTATCCGGACGCGGAGATCAAGCTTTATCCCACTCAGGATGAGACCAATCTCGACATGGTCAATGGTCGCCTCGACATGCAGGTCGGCGACATGTTGCCAATGCTCGACTGGGTTACCAAGTCTGAGGATGGCAAGTGCTGCGAGCTGACGGGCGATCCGATCACCGACAAGAAGTTCGTCGGCGATGGTGTCGGTATCGCCGTGCGCCAGGATGACAACGACCTGCGCGAAAAGCTGAACAAGGCCCTGGCCGATATCCGCGCCGATGGCACCTACAAGACGATCAACGACAAGTATTTTACCATCGACGTCTATACGATGAAATGA